The sequence ACGAAGGAAGAGGGTGGCCGTCACACGCCGTTCTTCACCAATTACCGTCCGCAGTTCTATTTCCGGACGACGGACGTGACGGGCATCGTGACGCTGCCGGAAGGCACGGAAATGGTGATGCCGGGCGACAACATCACGGTTGACGTGGCGCTGATCGTTCCGATCGCGATGGAAGAGAAGCTGCGCTTCGCCATCCGCGAAGGCGGCCGCACCGTCGGCGCCGGCGTCGTCGCCTCCATCATCGAGTGACGCCACTGGAAGGGGATGCGTATCGCGCATCCCTTTCTGGTGCCGACGTTTTTCGCGTTCCGGTACCTTATTGTTGAAACTGGGCGCCGCGCCCCTCGACGTAGACGCGGCGCCGGTTATAGTGCCTCGCGATTCGAGAGTCGGACGATCCGGGCGCTGCCCCGTCCGCCTCTTCTAGGAGTGTAGCTCAACTGGTTAGAGCACCGGTCTCCAAAACCGGGGGTTGGGGGTTCGAGTCCCTCCACTCCTGCCACCTTTCCCGAGAGGTGGCAGGCAAGGCGCCAAAGTTCTTTGACGCGAGGCGGCTTTGCGGGCTATACGCCCGCTTCGTGCATTTTTAGAGGGTCGTGCGGCGCCGCCGGTAAGGTGCGCGCGGCGGGACCCGCAGGCGGCGTGCCGCGATCAGCCGATACCGGCGCGGGCCGCATCAGAGGCGTTTCGAGACGAGCATGGCGAAGACGAACCCGGTCGAGTTCTTTCAGCAGGTCCGCGCGGAAGCCCGCAAGGTCACCTGGCCGACCCGTCGCGAGACGCTCATCACTACCGCGATGGTGTTCGTCATGGTGGTGCTGGCCTCGCTGTTCTTCCTGGTCGCCGACCAGATTCTGAGCTTCGTCGTGGCTCAGATCCTGCAGATCGGCCGTTGAGGAGAGACGCGATGCCGATGCGCTGGTACATCGTCCACGCCTATTCCAACTTCGAGAAGAAGGTCGCCGATTCCATCAAGGAACAGGCGGCGCAGCGCGGCCTTACCGAGCTTTTCGAGCAGGTGCTGGTTCCGACCGAGAAGGTCGTCGAGGTGCGCCGTGGCCGCAAGGTCGATGCCGAGCGCAAGTTCTTTCCCGGCTATGTGCTGGTGAAGATGGACCTCACCGACGAGGCTTTCCACCTCATCAAGAACACGCCGAAGGTCACCGGCTTCCTCGGCGCCGACAACAAGCCGATGCCGATCGCCGAGAAGGAAGCCATGCGCATCCTGCAGCAGGTGCAGGAAGGCATCGAACGTCCCAAGCCCTCGATCACCTTCGAGGTGGGCGAGACGGTCAAGGTGTCGGACGGCCCGTTTGCCTCGTTCAACGGCGTGGTCGAGGAAGTCGACGAGGGCCGCTCGCGCCTCAAGGTGGCGGTGTCGATCTTCGGCCGCGCTACCCCGGTCGAGCTCGAATTCGGCCAGGTCGAGAAGGTCTGACGGACAGTCCGTCCGATCGAGATGTGGCAAGGGCGCGGCTTCGGCGGCGCCCTTTTTCGTTGGCCGCCGCGTTAACGGGTTAACACCCCCGCCCGGGCCGCCCGGCCTATCCTCACTGCCAAGCCCCGCCGCGATCTCGTCGCGGAGGAGGGCGCCAACAGGGAGGACAAAATGGCTGGCAAACGCATCCTGATGATCGTCGGCGACTTCGTGGAAGATTACGAGACCATGGTGCCGTTCCAGGCGCTGCTGGCGGTCGGGCACAGCGTGCATGCCGTCTGCCCGGACAAGAAGGCTGGCGACAGCGTCGCGACCGCGATCCATGATTTCGAGGGGCAGCAGACCTATTCGGAGAAGCGCGGGCACAATTTCGCGCTCAACGCCAGCTTCGCCGACGTCGACCCGGCCGGCTATGACGCGCTGGTGATTCCCGGCGGACGGGCGCCGGAATATCTGCGCATGAACGCCCGGGCGCTGGAGATCGTCCGCCACTTCTTCGACGCCGACAAGCCGGTCGCCGCCATCTGCCATGGTGCGCAATTGCTCGCCGGGGCGCGGGTGCTGGAGGGGAGGACCTGCTCGGCCTATCCGGCCTGCCGCGCCGAGGTGGAACTGGCCGGCGGCATCTATGCCGACATCGCCATCGACGCAGCGGTGACGGATGGCAATCTGGTGACCGCTCCGGCCTGGCCGGCGCACCCGGCCTGGATCGGCCAGTTCCTCGCCGTTCTCGGCACCAGCATCACCCATGGCGAGGTGACGACGGGCGCGCGCAAGGCGGCGTGACGGCCGTAGCGTCCGTCCGTTTCGCCTTCCGGTGGAACGGGGCTATGATGCGTGCGGCGGAGCGCGGAACTCCGCCGCCGAGGGAGGCGCCGCATGTGCAAGCTCTTCATCCAGGCCGACCCGAATCTCTGGCAGACGCGGCTGAAATCGGTGCGGCTGCATGGCTTCTCCACCAGCGTGCGGCTGGAGAACCTGTACTGGCAGGTGCTAGAGGAAATCGCCCAGCGCGACGGCATGAGCCTGTCGCAACTTCTCGCCAAGCTTCATGAGGAACTGACCTTCGCGCATGGCGAAGTGGAGAACTTCGCCTCCTTCCTGCGGGTCTGCTGCGGGCGCTATCTCGCGCTGCAGCTGGAGGGCGACGTGCCGCGCGATGTGCGCCTGCCGATCCGCGACCTCGATGCCGACGCGATTCTCGCCCGCGAGGCGCATCGCAGCCGGCGTGCTTTGTCCTCGGCGGCCTAGCAGCGGTGGGAGGGTCGAGAGCGGCGTTGCCTTTTTCCGCCTCATCCTGTATGAGCGAGCCCGTGCGCTGGGAGCTTCCGCTTCCGGCGCGCATTCATACGCGGGAGGCACGGCCGGTTCGCCAGCCAGCATCTTGAACGTGCCGCTACCGCGACCCTCCCTCTACGCCGCCCGCGATGAAGCCGTCGCGACGGCGTGCTTTGGCGTTTGCGACCGGCAGTCGCACCGTCGAGGAGTTCATTATGGCGAAGAAGATCACCGGCTACATCAAGTTGCAGGTGCCCGCCGGCTCGGCCAACCCGGCCCCGCCGATCGGCCCCGCGCTCGGTCAGCGCGGCCTCAACATCATGGAATTCTGCAAGGCGTTCAACGCCCAGA is a genomic window of Ancylobacter sp. IITR112 containing:
- a CDS encoding ribbon-helix-helix domain-containing protein, producing MCKLFIQADPNLWQTRLKSVRLHGFSTSVRLENLYWQVLEEIAQRDGMSLSQLLAKLHEELTFAHGEVENFASFLRVCCGRYLALQLEGDVPRDVRLPIRDLDADAILAREAHRSRRALSSAA
- the secE gene encoding preprotein translocase subunit SecE, with the protein product MAKTNPVEFFQQVRAEARKVTWPTRRETLITTAMVFVMVVLASLFFLVADQILSFVVAQILQIGR
- the nusG gene encoding transcription termination/antitermination protein NusG, whose amino-acid sequence is MPMRWYIVHAYSNFEKKVADSIKEQAAQRGLTELFEQVLVPTEKVVEVRRGRKVDAERKFFPGYVLVKMDLTDEAFHLIKNTPKVTGFLGADNKPMPIAEKEAMRILQQVQEGIERPKPSITFEVGETVKVSDGPFASFNGVVEEVDEGRSRLKVAVSIFGRATPVELEFGQVEKV
- a CDS encoding DJ-1/PfpI family protein; protein product: MAGKRILMIVGDFVEDYETMVPFQALLAVGHSVHAVCPDKKAGDSVATAIHDFEGQQTYSEKRGHNFALNASFADVDPAGYDALVIPGGRAPEYLRMNARALEIVRHFFDADKPVAAICHGAQLLAGARVLEGRTCSAYPACRAEVELAGGIYADIAIDAAVTDGNLVTAPAWPAHPAWIGQFLAVLGTSITHGEVTTGARKAA